In Amaranthus tricolor cultivar Red isolate AtriRed21 chromosome 3, ASM2621246v1, whole genome shotgun sequence, a single window of DNA contains:
- the LOC130807892 gene encoding mitotic spindle checkpoint protein MAD1 — MILRTPPPRKRRAESRPSEDDISTDAPLVIYEDPPLQSSSPQPSDHLLCTYQCRQMVKAELLDNFSSMEKSVTEYQSKLETLNEKLLKAESEAKKYQDQFLYAEQELAAAKGREHALQEKILKEIKESHEQLKKQILLCNELEVKLKKEESMRKSSESSAAAFEEKAKVLERQLKQLSDSTERERKNLQDELMHLNGDSKLSVSRLRADLERVQCQADNAENESELLKEKLEDISQQLNKCLSEKNELEKQIARFACPKEDSVFSQNDALVKHLQEELRNYESEVLEARKLKQSHENIELLKEKLIEEKGRREKIEAELVKSQEIQLSMKVLEDELSSWKKITKDIPGVESSDDILLKFVALQKEVIDTMAKLGEANTRLKQLEVALENAELEKKKAESELASAKQKEEYMNLDNKELKSRLSSVIEERDQLRTVFNEMNQQSNAEPGNEAARTNLVQGAESSLSQKESYIKELESNLIEQKAANDRHFNEIRMLNEKLNNEARRIKSLEREGDQLRSEIALLESKLGHGDFSASKTKVLRMVNALGVESEARQTIEALQCELQKANDKLMVVEELKKQSADAGQLVDSYISGKIVQLKEQIATLEKREERYKTVFADRISVFRRACCELFGYKIVMDDKQRPNGIPITRFTLQSIYAQSDDEKLEFEYESGNTNILVTEYTKQPEISQQVEIFIRKLNSIPAFTANLTVESFNRRTLS; from the exons ATGATCTTGAGAACTCCACCTCCGAGGAAACGCAGGGCAGAATCTAGGCCTTCGGAAGATGACATTTCTACTGATGCTCCTCTTGTCATCTATGAGGACCCGCCGCTTCAATCTTCTTCTCCTCAGCCTTCTGATCACTTGCTCTGCACTTATCAATGCCGTCAAATG GTTAAAGCTGAGCTATTAGATAATTTTTCTAGTATGGAGAAATCAGTCACTGAATATCAGTCCAAATTAGAGACGCTGAATGAGAAACTTCTCAAAGCAG AATCAGAAGCTAAGAAATACCAGGATCAGTTCCTTTATGCCGAGCAGGAGCTTGCTGCTGCAAAAGGTCGTGAGCATGCACTGCAGGAGAAGATCTTGAAGGAGATCAAGGAATCTCACGAACAACTGAAAaaacaaatactgttgtgcaATGAACTTGAG GTTAAGCTCAAAAAGGAAGAGAGCATGCGCAAGAGTTCAGAATCATCAGCTGCTGCGTTTGAAGAGAAAGCTAAAGTTTTAGAGCGACAACTAAAGCAGCTCTCTGATAGCACAGAGAGGGAAAGGAAGAATCTACAAGATGAACTTATGCATTTAAATGGAGATTCAAAGCTTTCTGTGTCTAGGTTAAGGGCTGAT CTTGAGAGGGTTCAGTGCCAAGCTGATAATGCAGAAAACGAGTCAGAGCTATTGAAAGAGAAGCTGGAAGACATTAGCCAACAACTCAATAAG TGTTTGTCTGAGAAGAATGAACTGGAAAAACAAATAGCACGTTTTGCTTGTCCAAAGGAAGATTCTGTTTTCTCCCAGAATGATGCCTTAGTCAAACATTTACAGGAAGAGCTAAGGAATTAT GAATCTGAAGTGCTTGAGGCTAGGAAGTTGAAACAATCTCATGAGAACATTGAGCTCTTGAAGGAGAAGCTCATAGAAGAAAAAGGACGCAGAGAAAAGATCGAGGCGGAGTTGGTTAAGTCACAAGAGATTCAGCTGAGTATGAAGGTTTTGGAGGATGAGTTGTCTTCTTGGAAGAAAATAACTAAAGACATTCCTGGAGTTGAATCTTCCGATGATATCCTACTAAAATTTGTTGCTCTGCAGAA GGAGGTAATAGATACCATGGCAAAGCTGGGAGAGGCTAATACACGCTTGAAACAACTCGAGGTAGCTCTGGAAAATGCTGAGCTTGAGAAGAAAAAAGCCGAATCAGAATTGGCATCGGCGAAGCAGAAGGAAGAATATATGAATCTAGATAATAAGGAACTAAAATCAAGG TTATCTTCAGTCATTGAAGAAAGAGATCAATTGAGAACTGTTTTCAATGAAATGAATCAACAATCAAATGCAGAACCTGGTAATGAAGCTGCGAGGACAAATCTTGTTCAG GGGGCAGAATCATCTCTTTCCCAGAAAGAATCTTACATTAAGGAGTTGGAAAGCAATCTCATTGAACAAAAGGCCGCTAATGATCgtcattttaatgaaattaggATGCTGAATGAGAAATTGAATAATGAAGCGAGAAGAATAAAGTCTTTGGAGAGAGAGGGAGATCAACTTCGTTCGGAGATCGCTTTGCTGGAATCCAAA TTGGGGCATGGTGATTTTTCAGCGTCAAAGACAAAAGTTCTGCGCATGGTGAATGCATTGGGGGTTGAAAGTGAGGCTAGGCAAACAATAGAAGCCTTACAATGTGAACTTCAGAAGGCTAATGACAAACTCATGgttgtagaagaattaaaaaaacaatCAG CTGATGCTGGGCAGCTAGTGGACTCATATATTTCTGGTAAAATAGTACAGTTGAAAGAGCAAATAGCCACACTTGAAAAACGCGAGGAAAG GTACAAAACTGTATTCGCTGATAGAATCTCAGTGTTCAGGAGGGCATGTTGTGAACTGTTTGGTTATAAG ATTGTAATGGATGATAAACAACGTCCAAATGGGATACCTATAACCCGTTTCACGCTTCAATctatttatgcgcaaagtgaTGATGAGAAGCTTGAATTTGAATATGAGTCTGGTAACACAAACATTTTG GTAACTGAGTACACCAAGCAGCCTGAAATATCACAACAG GTAGAAATTTTTATCCGAAAGCTGAACTCGATTCCAGCTTTTACAGCCAACTTGACCGTTGAGTCTTTCAATAGACGCACCCTCTCTTAA
- the LOC130808853 gene encoding 40S ribosomal protein S8-like, whose translation MGISRDSMHKRRATGGKKKAWRKKRKYELGRQPAMTKLSSNKTVRRVRVRGGNVKWRALRLDTGNYSWGSEAVTRKTRILDVVYNASNNELVRTQTLVKSAIVQVDAAPFKQWYLQHYGVDIGRKKKAAAAAKKETEEAETTEEIKKSNHVARKLEKRQQSRTLDPHIEEQFGGGRLLACISSRPGQCGRADGYILEGKELEFYMKKIQRKKGKAAA comes from the exons ATGG GTATTTCTCGTGATTCTATGCACAAGAGACGTGCCACTGGTGGCAAGAAGAAGGCTTGGAGAAAGAAGAGAAA GTATGAGCTCGGAAGGCAGCCTGCTATGACAAAGCTGTCAAGCAACAAGACCGTTAGAAGGGTTAGGGTTCGTGGTGGTAATGTCAAGTGGAGAGCATTGAGGTTGGATACTGGAAATTACTCATGGGGTAGTGAGGCCGTGACTCGCAAGACCCGTATCTTGGATGTCGTCTACAATGCATCCAACAATGAGCTAGTTAGGACACAGACTTTGGTAAAGAGTGCTATTGTCCAAGTTGATGCTGCACCATTCAAGCAATGGTATCTCCAGCACTATGGTGTTGACATCGGGCGGAAGAAGAAGGCAGCTGCAGCTGCTAAGAAAGAAACTGAG GAGGCTGAGACAACAGAAGAAATCAAAAAGAGTAATCATGTTGCGCGAAAGCTGGAGAAGCGCCAGCAAAGTCGCACTTTGGATCCTCACATTGAAGAACAATTCGGCGGTGGTCGTTTGTTAGCTTGTATTTCATCTCGTCCTGGTCAATGTGGCCGTGCTGATGG ATATATCCTTGAAGGGAAAGAGCTGGAATTCTACATGAAGAAAATCCAAAGGAAGAAGGGCAAGGCAGCTGCTTAA
- the LOC130807932 gene encoding DExH-box ATP-dependent RNA helicase DExH18, mitochondrial: protein MAGSRFTYILRRYSSKHTISQVRVLHSNPSFQFYNYSRPVYRNFLSLNSNSFRDSSLPFLSRFNFNGAKFFSTSNKIDVIEGKDDKIVDKNDLVAELVDSNSVNNSVDRELNSSTKHKEFEHVASLDPVEIYTQLCESPRDGNLSRQDWDLLNDIFGHFSRSAWASNQALAIYIGASFFPVAANKFRDFFLDHSQNDVAKYLLSFGPGDEAVKFLFPVFVEFCLLEFSDEIKKFRSLVEFADLTKPHTWFPFARAMKRKIVYHCGPTNCGKTYNALQRFMEAKKGIYCSPLRLLAMEVFDKVNTLGIYCSLITGQEKKMLPFSNHIACTVEMVSTSELYDVAVIDEIQMMADPSRGFAWTRALLGLMADEIHVCGDPSVLNIVRKICSDTGDELVEHHYNRFKPLVVEAKTLLGDLKNVKSGDCIVAFSRREIFEVKLAIEKQTKHRCCVIYGALPPETRRQQATLFNDQDNEYDVLVASDAVGMGLNLNIRRVIFYSLSKYNGDKIVPIPPSQVKQIAGRAGRRGSRYPDGISTTMHLEDLAYLVECLKQPFEEVKKVGLFPFYEQVELFAGHLPNMTFSQLLDKFSENCRLDGSYFLCQQSGIKKVANMLEKVQGLSLEDRYNFCCAPVNIRDPKAMYHLLQFAASYSRKHPANIAMGFPKGSARNDAELLDLETKHQVCSMYMWLSNHFKEKNFPYKQRAESMASSIAELLGESLTKVCWKPTTKEDLKKKFEQKNGYDRPQSLIKIYDKLKRNNSFEQDKSDCSKKVAT, encoded by the exons ATGGCAGGAAGCCGTTTTACGTACATTCTCCGTCGTTATTCATCCAAGCATACCATTTCTCAGGTTAGGGTTTTACATTCCAACCcttcttttcaattttacaattaTTCTCGTCCAGTTTATCGAAATTTTCTGTCTTTGAATTCAAATTCCTTTAGAGATTCGTCGCTACCTTTTCTTTCACGCTTCAATTTTAATGGGGCTAAGTTTTTTTCTACCTCCAATAAAATTGATGTAATTGAGGGAAAAGATGATAAAATTGTAGATAAAAATGATTTAGTTGCTGAGTTAGTTGATTCGAACTCTGTTAATAACTCGGTGGATCGTGAATTGAATTCCTCTACAAAACATAAGGAATTTGAGCATGTTGCTTCTCTTGATCCTGTAGAAATTTATACGCAACTTTGCGAGTCTCCGAGGGATGGTAATCTATCTAGGCAAGATTGGGATTTGTTGAATGATATATTTGGGCATTTTTCACGTTCTGCTTGGGCATCAAATCAAGCTTTGGCTATATATATCGGTGCTTCATTTTTCCCAGTTGCAGCGAATAAATTTAGGGATTTTTTCTTGGATCATTCTCAGAATGATGTTGCTAAATACTTGCTTTCTTTTGGACCTGGTGATGAAGCAGTTAAGTTTTTGTTTCCAGTGTTTGTTGAATTTTGTCTGTTAGAATTTTCTGATGAGATTAAGAAGTTTCGTAGTTTGGTTGAGTTTGCTGATCTTACTAAACCTCACACTTGGTTCCCCTTTGCAAGGGCTATGAAACGTAAGATAGTTTATCACTGTGGGCCTACTAATTGTGGGAAGACGTACAATGCTTTACAACGGTTTATGGAAGCAAAGAAAGGGATATATTGTAGTCCTCTTAGGTTGTTAGCAATGGAGGTTTTTGATAAGGTTAATACTCTTGGTATTTATTGTAGTCTTATTACAGGACAAGAGAAGAAGATGTTGCCCTTTTCAAATCATATTGCTTGCACAGTTGAAATGGTATCCACTAGTGAATTGTATGATGTAGCTGTTATTGATGAGATACAAATGATGGCTGACCCTTCTAGAGGTTTTGCATGGACTAGGGCATTGCTTGGATTAATGGCCGATGAAATTCATGTATGTGGAGATCCAAGTGTGTTAAATATTGTGCGTAAGATATGTTCAGATACAGGAGATGAGTTAGTGGAACATCACTATAATAGGTTTAAACCATTGGTAGTAGAGGCGAAGACATTGCTTGGGGatttaaaaaatgttaagtctGGTGACTGTATTGTGGCATTCTCCAGGAGGGAGATTTTTGAGGTCAAATTGGCtattgaaaaacaaaccaagcatCGTTGTTGTGTTATTTATGGTGCTTTGCCACCGGAGACTCGCAGGCAGCAAGCTACATTGTTTAATGACCAAGATAACGAGTACGATGTCTTGGTTGCCAGTGATGCTGTTGGGATGGGCTTGAATCTCAACATAAGAAGGGTAATTTTCTACTCTCTTTCAAAGTACAACGGGGACAAGATTGTTCCTATTCCACCCTCACAGGTGAAACAAATTGCAGGTAGGGCTGGTAGGCGAGGAAGTCGCTATCCAGATGGTATTAGCACTACTATGCATTTAGAAGATCTAGCTTATCTAGTTGAGTGTCTCAAACAACCTTTTGAGGAAGTCAAGAAAGTTGGGCTTTTTCCATTTTACGAGCAAGTTGAACTGTTTGCTGGACACCTGCCTAACATGACTTTTTCTCAACTTCTTGATAAGTTTTCTGAAAATTGTCGCCTTGATGGATCATACTTTTTGTGTCAACAAAGTGGTATAAAAAAGGTTGCTAATATGTTGGAAAAGGTTCAGGGTTTGTCACTGGAAGATCGTTATAATTTTTGCTGTGCTCCTGTTAACATTAGGGACCCGAAGGCTATGTACCATCTCCTTCAGTTTGCTGCATCTTACAGTAGAAAGCATCCTGCTAATATAGCTATGGGCTTTCCTAAAGGCTCAGCTAGAAATGATGCAGAACTATTGGATCTTGAGACTAAGCATCAAGTTTGTTCCATGTATATGTGGTTGTCAAATCATTTCAAAGAGAAGAATTTTCCGTATAAGCAAAGGGCAGAATCTATGGCTTCGAGTATTGCTGAACTGTTGGGAGAATCATTAACTAAAGTATGCTGGAAACCAACAACTAAAGAAGATCTTAAGAAAAAGTTTGAACAGAAGAATGGCTATGATAGACCACAATCACTTATCAAAATTTATGACAA GTTGAAGCGTAATAACTCCTTTGAACAAGATAAATCTGATTGCAGTAAAAAGGTGGCTACATAG